In Prunus dulcis chromosome 1, ALMONDv2, whole genome shotgun sequence, the following are encoded in one genomic region:
- the LOC117613725 gene encoding uncharacterized protein LOC117613725 isoform X1 produces MDLTPFKHDIDELIDAFAEGESTSLADMKRIWLSKKFSYIYEARPSTNLAFFMQSLYAHSIGYIIGTATLSHRLGGLYCLFCLYETQPFKPPFKIYLSLEELKKLQKLVINAKEHDLRVVSALVKRMLEKNVFLFGSVDTNEGSFTETVDQLTQLQNARVQVAYKELFANTKIEDFLHMDLGMEVDLNMLKKMSTDYAEAKKIAINEASKVVDVQDIKHISEDKELVGDAVEKMVGQWDAQREVFYQQTGANQKLPEGEQQLEPQQLQLQLLSDDENFDQELEQLLSET; encoded by the exons ATGGATCTCACTCCGTTTAAGCATGACATTGATGAGCTTATAGATGCATTTGCTGAG GGTGAATCAACGAGTTTGGCTGACATGAAGAGAATATGGCTTTCCAAAAAGTTCTCTTACATTTACGAGGCACGTCCTTCTACCAACTTGGCCTTCTTTATGCAGTCATTATATGCCCATTCAATTG GATACATAATCGGTACAGCTACTTTATCACACAGACTGGGGGGGCTCTATTGCCTCTTCTGTCTCTATGAGACTCAACCATTCAAACCTCCTTTTAAGATTTATCTATCTCTTG AAGAACTGAAGAAACTTCAAAAGCTGGTTATTAATGCAAAGGAACACGATTTAAGAGTGGTATCTGCTTTGGTGAAAAGGATGCTAGAAAAGAATGTTTTCCTGTTTGGGTCTGTAGACACAAATGAAGGCTCTTTTACAGAGACGGTAGACCAACTGACACAGTTACAGAATGCTCGAGTTCAAGTTGCATACAAGGA GTTATTTGCTAATACTAAGATTGAGGACTTTCTCCACATGGATTTG GGAATGGAAGTTGACCTGAATATGCTCAAGAAAATGTCAACAGATTATGCAGAGGCCAAGAAAATAGCAATTAATG AGGCCAGCAAGGTCGTGGATGTTCAAGATATAAAGCACATATCAGAAGATAAGGAACTGGTTGGAGACGCAGTGGAGAAGATGGTAGGGCAGTGGGATGCTCAAAGAGAAGTGTTTTATCAACAAACAGGAGCAAATCAGAAGCTCCCTGAGGGAGAACAGCAACTAGAACCACAGCAGCTGCAGCTGCAGCTGCTGAGTGATGACGAGAACTTTGATCAGGAATTGGAACAACTGCTATCTGAAACATGA
- the LOC117624571 gene encoding aspartic proteinase Asp1-like isoform X1, which translates to MGGDKRNRVFALTALLILGLSVTFPCCFSAANQPQTKKKSAQANKFGSSAVFPLHGNVYPLGYYSVSINIGYPAKRFDLDIDTGSDLTWVQCDAPCTGCTKPREYLYKPKNNHLQCGDPLCVAFHSPASDPCKTPDDQCDYEVEYADQGSSLGVMVNDYFPLKFTNGSQLGPRLAFGCGYDQKYPGPNTPPTTGVIGLGNGKASIVSQLSRMGLTRNVVGHCLSGQGGGFLFFGDDLVSSSGVMWTPMSRNSMENHYSSGPAELVFNGKSTGVKGLSLVFDSGSSYTYFNSQAYKAVVNLVRNDLDGKPIKETNEDKSLPICWKGRKPFKSVGDAKNFFKPLALSFINAKNVQLQLSPEDYLIVSKHGNVCFGILNGSEVGLGNLNIIGDIMLLDKMLIYDNENQRIGWAPANCNRLPNVDREYSEGNSQPIAANLGILEQHCPAYALYDQ; encoded by the exons ATGGGTGGTGATAAAAGGAACAGAGTATTTGCATTGACGGCCTTGCTCATTCTGGGTTTGTCTGTAACCTTCCCATGTTGTTTCTCGGCAGCCAATCAGCCccagacaaagaaaaaatcgGCCCAAGCGAATAAATTTGGTTCTTCAGCTGTTTTTCCTCTTCATGGAAATGTGTATCCTCTTGG GTACTACTCTGTGTCCATCAACATAGGCTACCCAGCCAAGCGCTTCGACCTCGATATTGACACTGGCAGTGACCTCACTTGGGTCCAATGTGATGCTCCTTGTACCGGTTGTACCAAG CCCCGTGAATATCTTtataaacccaaaaacaacCATCTGCAATGTGGAGACCCTCTTTGTGTTGCCTTCCACTCACCAGCAAGCGACCCATGCAAGACCCCAGATGATCAATGCGACTATGAGGTTGAATATGCTGATCAAGGATCATCTCTTGGTGTGATGGTTAACGATTACTTCCCCCTGAAGTTCACCAACGGCTCTCAACTTGGTCCTCGTTTGGCCTTTGG GTGTGGATATGATCAAAAATATCCTGGTCCAAACACACCTCCCACCACAGGAGTCATCGGCCTTGGCAATGGCAAAGCCAGCATTGTGTCACAACTAAGTCGCATGGGTTTAACGCGTAATGTGGTGGGTCACTGTCTAAGTGGGCAAGGAGgaggatttctttttttcggGGATGATCTTGTCTCATCTTCTGGAGTCATGTGGACACCAATGTCACGCAATTCCATGGA aaatcACTACTCCTCTGGACCAGCAGAACTTGTATTCAATGGAAAGTCTACCGGTGTTAAGGGGCTTTCTCTTGTTTTTGACAGTGGGAGCTCCTACACTTATTTCAATTCCCAAGCTTACAAGGCGGTAGTTAATCTG GTAAGAAATGATTTAGATGGAAAGCCAATAAAGGAAACAAATGAGGACAAATCCCTTCCAATCTGCTGGAAAGGCCGCAAGCCTTTCAAATCTGTTGGTGATGCGAAGAACTTTTTCAAGCCCTTAGCACTGAGCTTCATTAATGCCAAGAATGTTCAGCTGCAATTATCACCCGAAGATTATCTTATAGTTTCG AAACATGGCAATGTGTGCTTCGGGATTTTGAATGGCTCTGAAGTAGGACTGGGAAATTTGAATATCATCGGAG ACATTATGTTGCTAGATAAAATGCTGATATATGACAATGAAAACCAGCGAATTGGATGGGCACCTGCAAATTGCAATAGACTTCCCAA TGTGGATCGTGAATACTCTGAAGGTAATTCTCAGCCcattgcagctaatttggGTATCTTGGAACAGCATTGTCCTGCTTATGCTTTGTATGATCAATAA
- the LOC117613725 gene encoding uncharacterized protein LOC117613725 isoform X3: protein MAFQKVLLHLRGYIIGTATLSHRLGGLYCLFCLYETQPFKPPFKIYLSLEELKKLQKLVINAKEHDLRVVSALVKRMLEKNVFLFGSVDTNEGSFTETVDQLTQLQNARVQVAYKELFANTKIEDFLHMDLGMEVDLNMLKKMSTDYAEAKKIAINEASKVVDVQDIKHISEDKELVGDAVEKMVGQWDAQREVFYQQTGANQKLPEGEQQLEPQQLQLQLLSDDENFDQELEQLLSET, encoded by the exons ATGGCTTTCCAAAAAGTTCTCTTACATTTACGAG GATACATAATCGGTACAGCTACTTTATCACACAGACTGGGGGGGCTCTATTGCCTCTTCTGTCTCTATGAGACTCAACCATTCAAACCTCCTTTTAAGATTTATCTATCTCTTG AAGAACTGAAGAAACTTCAAAAGCTGGTTATTAATGCAAAGGAACACGATTTAAGAGTGGTATCTGCTTTGGTGAAAAGGATGCTAGAAAAGAATGTTTTCCTGTTTGGGTCTGTAGACACAAATGAAGGCTCTTTTACAGAGACGGTAGACCAACTGACACAGTTACAGAATGCTCGAGTTCAAGTTGCATACAAGGA GTTATTTGCTAATACTAAGATTGAGGACTTTCTCCACATGGATTTG GGAATGGAAGTTGACCTGAATATGCTCAAGAAAATGTCAACAGATTATGCAGAGGCCAAGAAAATAGCAATTAATG AGGCCAGCAAGGTCGTGGATGTTCAAGATATAAAGCACATATCAGAAGATAAGGAACTGGTTGGAGACGCAGTGGAGAAGATGGTAGGGCAGTGGGATGCTCAAAGAGAAGTGTTTTATCAACAAACAGGAGCAAATCAGAAGCTCCCTGAGGGAGAACAGCAACTAGAACCACAGCAGCTGCAGCTGCAGCTGCTGAGTGATGACGAGAACTTTGATCAGGAATTGGAACAACTGCTATCTGAAACATGA
- the LOC117624571 gene encoding aspartic proteinase Asp1-like isoform X2, translated as MGGDKRNRVFALTALLILGLSVTFPCCFSAANQPQTKKKSAQANKFGSSAVFPLHGNVYPLGYYSVSINIGYPAKRFDLDIDTGSDLTWVQCDAPCTGCTKPREYLYKPKNNHLQCGDPLCVAFHSPASDPCKTPDDQCDYEVEYADQGSSLGVMVNDYFPLKFTNGSQLGPRLAFGCGYDQKYPGPNTPPTTGVIGLGNGKASIVSQLSRMGLTRNVVGHCLSGQGGGFLFFGDDLVSSSGVMWTPMSRNSMENHYSSGPAELVFNGKSTGVKGLSLVFDSGSSYTYFNSQAYKAVVNLVRNDLDGKPIKETNEDKSLPICWKGRKPFKSVGDAKNFFKPLALSFINAKNVQLQLSPEDYLIVSKHGNVCFGILNGSEVGLGNLNIIGDIMLLDKMLIYDNENQRIGWAPANCNRLPKS; from the exons ATGGGTGGTGATAAAAGGAACAGAGTATTTGCATTGACGGCCTTGCTCATTCTGGGTTTGTCTGTAACCTTCCCATGTTGTTTCTCGGCAGCCAATCAGCCccagacaaagaaaaaatcgGCCCAAGCGAATAAATTTGGTTCTTCAGCTGTTTTTCCTCTTCATGGAAATGTGTATCCTCTTGG GTACTACTCTGTGTCCATCAACATAGGCTACCCAGCCAAGCGCTTCGACCTCGATATTGACACTGGCAGTGACCTCACTTGGGTCCAATGTGATGCTCCTTGTACCGGTTGTACCAAG CCCCGTGAATATCTTtataaacccaaaaacaacCATCTGCAATGTGGAGACCCTCTTTGTGTTGCCTTCCACTCACCAGCAAGCGACCCATGCAAGACCCCAGATGATCAATGCGACTATGAGGTTGAATATGCTGATCAAGGATCATCTCTTGGTGTGATGGTTAACGATTACTTCCCCCTGAAGTTCACCAACGGCTCTCAACTTGGTCCTCGTTTGGCCTTTGG GTGTGGATATGATCAAAAATATCCTGGTCCAAACACACCTCCCACCACAGGAGTCATCGGCCTTGGCAATGGCAAAGCCAGCATTGTGTCACAACTAAGTCGCATGGGTTTAACGCGTAATGTGGTGGGTCACTGTCTAAGTGGGCAAGGAGgaggatttctttttttcggGGATGATCTTGTCTCATCTTCTGGAGTCATGTGGACACCAATGTCACGCAATTCCATGGA aaatcACTACTCCTCTGGACCAGCAGAACTTGTATTCAATGGAAAGTCTACCGGTGTTAAGGGGCTTTCTCTTGTTTTTGACAGTGGGAGCTCCTACACTTATTTCAATTCCCAAGCTTACAAGGCGGTAGTTAATCTG GTAAGAAATGATTTAGATGGAAAGCCAATAAAGGAAACAAATGAGGACAAATCCCTTCCAATCTGCTGGAAAGGCCGCAAGCCTTTCAAATCTGTTGGTGATGCGAAGAACTTTTTCAAGCCCTTAGCACTGAGCTTCATTAATGCCAAGAATGTTCAGCTGCAATTATCACCCGAAGATTATCTTATAGTTTCG AAACATGGCAATGTGTGCTTCGGGATTTTGAATGGCTCTGAAGTAGGACTGGGAAATTTGAATATCATCGGAG ACATTATGTTGCTAGATAAAATGCTGATATATGACAATGAAAACCAGCGAATTGGATGGGCACCTGCAAATTGCAATAGACTTCCCAAGTCCTGA
- the LOC117613725 gene encoding uncharacterized protein LOC117613725 isoform X2: MKRIWLSKKFSYIYEARPSTNLAFFMQSLYAHSIGYIIGTATLSHRLGGLYCLFCLYETQPFKPPFKIYLSLEELKKLQKLVINAKEHDLRVVSALVKRMLEKNVFLFGSVDTNEGSFTETVDQLTQLQNARVQVAYKELFANTKIEDFLHMDLGMEVDLNMLKKMSTDYAEAKKIAINEASKVVDVQDIKHISEDKELVGDAVEKMVGQWDAQREVFYQQTGANQKLPEGEQQLEPQQLQLQLLSDDENFDQELEQLLSET, encoded by the exons ATGAAGAGAATATGGCTTTCCAAAAAGTTCTCTTACATTTACGAGGCACGTCCTTCTACCAACTTGGCCTTCTTTATGCAGTCATTATATGCCCATTCAATTG GATACATAATCGGTACAGCTACTTTATCACACAGACTGGGGGGGCTCTATTGCCTCTTCTGTCTCTATGAGACTCAACCATTCAAACCTCCTTTTAAGATTTATCTATCTCTTG AAGAACTGAAGAAACTTCAAAAGCTGGTTATTAATGCAAAGGAACACGATTTAAGAGTGGTATCTGCTTTGGTGAAAAGGATGCTAGAAAAGAATGTTTTCCTGTTTGGGTCTGTAGACACAAATGAAGGCTCTTTTACAGAGACGGTAGACCAACTGACACAGTTACAGAATGCTCGAGTTCAAGTTGCATACAAGGA GTTATTTGCTAATACTAAGATTGAGGACTTTCTCCACATGGATTTG GGAATGGAAGTTGACCTGAATATGCTCAAGAAAATGTCAACAGATTATGCAGAGGCCAAGAAAATAGCAATTAATG AGGCCAGCAAGGTCGTGGATGTTCAAGATATAAAGCACATATCAGAAGATAAGGAACTGGTTGGAGACGCAGTGGAGAAGATGGTAGGGCAGTGGGATGCTCAAAGAGAAGTGTTTTATCAACAAACAGGAGCAAATCAGAAGCTCCCTGAGGGAGAACAGCAACTAGAACCACAGCAGCTGCAGCTGCAGCTGCTGAGTGATGACGAGAACTTTGATCAGGAATTGGAACAACTGCTATCTGAAACATGA